From a single Streptomyces sp. 1331.2 genomic region:
- a CDS encoding SDR family oxidoreductase, which translates to MSTTTPDASAATRPATAQAAGSPAVTDEVLIVTGAGRGIGAATALLAARRGYRVCVNYRTDEASAAGVVDAIRAAGGTALAVRADVSRTAEVERLFATVDTELGPLTGLVNNAGTLERQCRLEEIDEERLNRIWAANITGPFLCAAQAVRRMSTRYGGRGGAIVNVSSAASRIGSPNEYVDYAAAKGAVDSMTRGLALEVAAEGIRVNAVRPGLIHTGIHALGGEPGRVDRVAPGLPMQRGGQPEEVAEAILFLLSPAASYTTGAFLEVSGGR; encoded by the coding sequence ATGTCGACCACCACGCCCGACGCGTCCGCCGCCACCCGGCCCGCCACCGCCCAGGCCGCCGGCTCCCCGGCCGTCACCGACGAGGTCCTGATCGTCACCGGCGCCGGCCGCGGTATCGGCGCCGCCACCGCCCTGCTGGCCGCCCGCCGCGGCTACCGGGTCTGCGTCAACTACCGTACGGACGAGGCCTCGGCGGCCGGTGTCGTGGACGCGATCCGGGCCGCGGGCGGCACCGCCCTCGCCGTGCGCGCGGACGTCAGCCGCACGGCCGAGGTGGAGCGGCTGTTCGCCACCGTGGACACCGAACTCGGCCCGCTCACCGGCCTGGTGAACAACGCGGGCACGCTGGAGCGGCAGTGCCGGCTGGAGGAGATCGACGAGGAGCGGCTGAACCGGATCTGGGCCGCCAACATCACCGGCCCGTTCCTCTGCGCGGCCCAGGCCGTCCGCCGGATGTCCACCCGGTACGGCGGGCGCGGCGGCGCCATCGTCAACGTCTCCTCGGCCGCCTCCCGGATCGGCTCGCCGAACGAGTACGTCGACTACGCGGCCGCCAAGGGCGCGGTGGACTCGATGACCCGCGGCCTCGCCCTGGAGGTCGCGGCCGAGGGGATCCGGGTCAACGCGGTGCGGCCGGGACTGATCCACACCGGCATCCACGCGCTCGGCGGTGAGCCCGGCCGGGTCGACCGGGTCGCCCCCGGCCTGCCGATGCAGCGTGGCGGACAGCCGGAGGAGGTCGCCGAGGCGATCCTCTTCCTGCTCTCCCCGGCCGCCTCGTACACCACGGGCGCGTTCCTGGAGGTCTCCGGCGGCCGCTGA
- a CDS encoding DNA glycosylase AlkZ-like family protein gives MEHDPHPAPDHPAPVDVEKLRAWWSHRQWLDRPHTGASAAEVLAATGWARSVGGAAPYLGLFARAGLGRAAVDEAVARLEVHELPSARGCTYLLPAADFALGLASGAAAPEGELAAAEKHLGVGRDEVEKLCLAIERVLAEGGPLDPTTIREAVGDAVRPLGEAGRKRGLATTLPLALGLLQSRGRVRRVPVNGRLDQQRYGYAGWDQPVAGAAVDLARRYFSWAGPATLRHFRWFSGFTAATARRAVAEAGLVPLAPGSEFLLPPELAEEFAEFTTPRQPHYTLLAGIDGIHLLHRDLPRLLDPADAARPLPVGRAGRTFGGEADPQTHLVLDRGRIVGLWEYDPERAEIVLLPFVPPDDALRAAVARTEAFVRDELGDARGFSLDSPKSRAPRIAALRAAGAGGLGRTAG, from the coding sequence ATGGAGCACGATCCCCACCCGGCCCCGGACCACCCGGCGCCCGTCGACGTCGAGAAGCTGCGCGCCTGGTGGTCGCACCGCCAGTGGCTGGACCGCCCGCACACCGGCGCGTCCGCCGCCGAGGTGCTGGCCGCCACCGGCTGGGCCCGCTCGGTGGGCGGCGCGGCGCCCTACCTGGGCCTGTTCGCCCGGGCCGGGCTGGGGCGGGCCGCGGTGGACGAGGCGGTGGCCCGGCTGGAGGTGCACGAGCTGCCGTCCGCGCGGGGCTGCACCTACCTGCTGCCGGCCGCCGACTTCGCGCTGGGCCTGGCCTCCGGCGCGGCCGCCCCGGAGGGCGAACTCGCCGCCGCGGAGAAGCACCTGGGGGTCGGCCGGGACGAGGTGGAGAAGCTCTGCCTGGCCATCGAGCGGGTGCTGGCCGAGGGCGGCCCGCTGGATCCGACCACGATCCGGGAGGCGGTCGGCGACGCCGTCCGGCCGCTCGGCGAGGCGGGCAGGAAGCGCGGCCTGGCCACCACCCTGCCACTCGCCCTCGGGCTGCTGCAGTCGCGCGGCCGGGTCCGCCGGGTGCCCGTCAACGGCCGTCTGGACCAGCAGCGTTACGGCTACGCCGGCTGGGACCAGCCGGTCGCGGGGGCCGCGGTCGACCTCGCCCGCCGCTACTTCTCCTGGGCCGGCCCGGCCACCCTGCGGCACTTCCGCTGGTTCTCCGGCTTCACCGCCGCGACCGCCCGCCGGGCCGTCGCCGAGGCGGGCCTGGTCCCGCTCGCGCCCGGCTCGGAGTTCCTCCTGCCACCCGAACTCGCCGAGGAATTCGCCGAGTTCACGACACCGCGGCAACCCCACTACACCCTGCTGGCCGGCATCGACGGCATCCACCTGCTGCACCGCGACCTGCCCCGGCTGCTCGACCCCGCCGACGCCGCCCGCCCGTTGCCCGTCGGCCGAGCCGGGCGCACCTTCGGCGGCGAGGCCGACCCGCAGACCCACCTGGTGCTCGACCGCGGCCGGATCGTCGGGCTCTGGGAGTACGACCCCGAGCGGGCCGAGATCGTCCTGCTGCCCTTCGTCCCGCCGGACGACGCCCTGCGGGCGGCGGTGGCCCGCACCGAGGCCTTCGTCCGCGACGAGCTCGGCGACGCCCGCGGCTTCAGCCTCGACTCGCCCAAGAGCCGGGCGCCCAGGATCGCCGCGCTACGGGCGGCCGGCGCGGGCGGGCTCGGCCGAACGGCCGGGTAG
- a CDS encoding DNA polymerase beta superfamily protein, with protein sequence MPAAAPAAVPAGTVLLSGIVGSTAYGLAHAGSDVDRLGLFATPTEELHGLHRPAESHVTTAPDLTLHEAAKWCRLALGCNPTASELVWLPDDLYETRTPLGDELIGIREAFLSAPAVRKAYLGYADQQFRKLLTRDRAEPAARRRAAKHARHLVRLVEQAVRLHETGRSLIRLPDPEHVREFGERIADRPAVAEALLADAADRLGRPGVLPAAPDPRPVEAWLRRVRAAHYTPPVGPPRGPLHAPGAPAQSTGGALGPTG encoded by the coding sequence ATGCCCGCCGCTGCACCTGCCGCCGTGCCCGCCGGCACCGTTCTGCTGTCCGGGATCGTCGGATCCACCGCGTACGGCCTCGCGCACGCCGGCTCCGACGTCGACCGGCTGGGCCTGTTCGCCACCCCCACCGAGGAGTTGCACGGCCTGCACCGCCCGGCCGAATCGCACGTCACCACCGCGCCCGACCTCACCCTGCACGAGGCCGCCAAGTGGTGCCGGCTGGCGCTGGGCTGCAACCCGACCGCGTCCGAACTCGTCTGGCTGCCGGACGACCTGTACGAGACCCGCACCCCGCTCGGCGACGAACTGATCGGCATCCGCGAGGCCTTCCTCAGCGCGCCGGCGGTACGGAAGGCCTATCTCGGCTACGCCGACCAGCAGTTCCGCAAACTGCTCACCCGCGACCGCGCCGAACCGGCCGCCCGCCGCCGGGCCGCCAAGCACGCCCGGCACCTGGTCCGGCTGGTCGAGCAGGCCGTCCGGCTGCACGAGACCGGCCGCAGCCTGATCCGCCTGCCCGACCCCGAACACGTCCGCGAGTTCGGCGAACGCATCGCCGACCGGCCCGCCGTCGCCGAGGCGCTGCTCGCCGACGCCGCCGACCGCCTCGGCCGCCCCGGGGTCCTGCCCGCCGCCCCCGACCCGCGCCCCGTCGAGGCCTGGCTCCGCCGCGTCCGCGCCGCCCACTACACCCCGCCCGTCGGGCCGCCCCGGGGGCCGCTCCACGCACCCGGCGCGCCCGCGCAATCCACTGGCGGAGCCCTGGGCCCTACCGGGTAG